A genomic region of Octopus sinensis unplaced genomic scaffold, ASM634580v1 Contig17961, whole genome shotgun sequence contains the following coding sequences:
- the LOC115231247 gene encoding uncharacterized protein LOC115231247, with amino-acid sequence MHRILRLATYTPILNPIETIFIRCRLVKLQIIKLKLRIIKFKLFWYKYWRQFNRRISDILGVPKSTVFDVVRKYINSGTIYRKSGSGRPTLLNTNEIKILVELSEANSEKSAKDLALEMKTITQKVISPRTITRNLNKNGLFGRVAKKKPLLSKKNILKRYEISKIFVGMCDEGWRSVIFSDECTFEVYYARKRKIIYRKRGNEFKNSNYHPTDGKVYIRRNGLKLRFLCIEEAELKLLMIEVLVVSSKNSPSIILIILEIVDLVDLRRYVEVNDSNSCTY; translated from the exons ATGCATCGAATTCTTCGATTGGCGACATATACTCCTATTCTCAATCCAATTGAAACTATTTTTATACGTTGTCGATTAGTTAAATTGCaaattataaaattgaagttgcgGATTATAAAATTCAAGTTGTTTTGGTATAAATATTGGCGCCAATTTAACAG GAGAATTTCTGATATCCTCGGAGTTCCGAAATCGACTGTTTTCGATGTTGTTCGAAAATACATAAACTCAGGAACCATTTATAGAAAAAGTGGGTCTGGAAGACCAACATTACTCAATACAAACGAAATCAAAATTTTAGTGGAACTTTCTGAAGCCAATAGTGAAAAATCTGCTAAAGACCTCGCTCTAGAAATGAAAACCATCACTCAAAAAGTAATTTCCCCGCGAACAATTACCCGCAATTTGAATAAGAATGGTTTATTTGGAAGAGTAGCAAAGAAAAAACCattgttaagtaaaaaaaacatactCAAAAGATATGAAATATCGAAAATATTCGTTGGTATGTGTGATGAAGGATGGAGATCAGTCATTTTTTCAGACGAGTGTACTTTTGAAGTTTATTATGcacgtaaaagaaaaataatataccgaAAAAGGGGAaatgaattcaaaaattcaaattatcaCCCAACTGATGGAAAAGTTTATATACGAAGAAATGGCCTAAAACTACGATTTTTGTGTATTGAAGAGGCAGAACTAAAATTACTAATGATTGAAGTACTGGTTGTATCATCTAAAAATAGTCCGAGCATAATTCTAATCATTTTGGAAATTGTCGACCTTGTTGATTTGCGTCGATATGTTGAGGTGAATGATTCAAATTCTTGTACTTATTGA